In Snodgrassella alvi wkB2, the DNA window CCTTTTTGTGCCACCATATCCATATGCGCCTGAATGGCTACCGGCACACAATTTTCCATACCCGCAGTGGCAGGTTTGCAAATACGCAAATTTCCCTTAGCATCAATATCTGTTTTCAGAGCATGTTCTTGTGCTGCCTTAACCAGCATTTCCCGCACAGCCTGTTCATGAAATGTCGGACGCGGTACCGCACACAAACGCGCAAACCACTGCCATACCGGCTGCGGCTGTAATTGTTCAATTTCACTCATAACATTATCCAGTCACATATAAAACAAATCAGGCCACCATATGGCAGCCTGAACACAGTGTCAACTGACAAACTAAAACTTAACCCCTTTATGCAAAGCCACCACGCCAGCGGTTAAATTATGATAATTCACACTATCAAATCCTACATCCAGCATCATTTTTCTTAACGTTTCCTGATCAGGATGCATACGGATTGATTCTGCCAGATACTGATAGCTGTCTGCATCTTTGGCAATCAGCTTACCCATCAGCGGCAGCATCTTAAATGAATATAAATCATAAACCGGCTTGAGCGGCTTGAATACATGAGAAAATTCCAGTACCAGCAAAGTACCGCCGGGTTGTAAAACGCGATACATTTCCGCCAGTGCCACTTCTTTATGCGTCATATTACGCAAACCAAACGATACCGACACCAGATTAAAATAATTATCCGGAAAAGGCAGTTTTTCTGCATCACACAGAGCCACCGGCAATGCCAGCCCTTCATTAAGCAAACGATCCCTACCCACTGTCAGCATAGAAGAATTAATATCAGTAAGCCAGACTTCACCGCTGCGTCCTACCCGTCTAGCCCAGCCGCGCGACAAATCACCTGAACCGCCGGCAATATCCAGTACCTTATCGCCTTTACGTACCGGAGCTGTGGTAATGGTAAAGTGCTTCCAGATCCGGTGTAAACCGCCGGACATCACATCATTCATCACATCATAGTTTTTGGCCACCGAATGGAATACACCGGCAACACGACCCGCTTTTTCATCTTCATCAACAGTTTGATAACCAAAATGAGTTTTGTGATCGCTCATACCACACTTTCAGAATTAAATATTGCCCAAATAAACTTATCCGGCTGCCTGCATCCGAATAACCGCAAATCAGTCGGGGTCACGGCTGGCACCGGCAAGAAGTAACTGCTTTTCATAACCTGCCCAGAGTTCTGCCTGACTAACAGCCAGATCATACAAATAATCCCAGTCATACAACCCTGTATCATGTCCGTCTGAAAATGCAATACGCAAAGCATAATTACCAACCTGAGACAAAGCAGTAATCGTTACATCACGCTTACCTGTCTGTAATACTTCCTGCCCCGCCGCGTGACCGCGCACTTCAGCACTGGGTGAAAATACCCGCAGAAACTCAGCCTCAAGCTCATATGTTTTTGCTCCGTAAACCAGCCGTAATCTCTGCCGGTTCTGACTTAAGCGGATTTCAGCTGGTACCATATCCTGCATATAACTATTTTTTTCCGTCACAAGACATTAACAAACTATACCTATTCTAACCTAATATACCACTTACTGCCCAATCAGATTAAATACATAAGCCGGCAGCAACAGCCGCAACAGACCCTTTGCAAGGCAAAGCTTAAAGAAGTATATTAATCCTGCTCAATAATCAGCGAAAGAATACACCATGCAAACAGCAGCCATCATTGAATATATTGTTAACTGGTTACGTGATTATGCCACTCAGGCAAAATGCAAAGGTTTTGTTGTAGGCGTTTCCGGCGGTATCGATTCTGCCGTAGTCTCAACTCTTGCTGCCAGAACAGGCTTGCCCACATTAGTACTGGAACTGCCTATTCATCAGAAAGTTAATCAGATAGCACGGGCACAGGAGCATATTCGTCAGCTGAAAAGCCGTTATAACAACATAGAAGAACACTGGGTAGACCTTACCCGCACCTTTGACTCATTTACCATGGCGGTAGACATTGGTGACAATAAAGATGAACAAACCCAGCTGGCACTGGCCAATGCACGCAGCCGCCTGCGCATGATTGCACTATATTACTACGCTCAGGAACGCGGCCTGCTTGTGGTCGGAACCGGTAATAAAGTAGAAGATTTCGGCGTCGGGTTCTTTACCAAATACGGCGATGGCGGCGTAGATCTCAGCCCGATTGCCGATCTGCTTAAAAGTCAGGTATATACACTGGCTGAAGAACTGAACATAGATCAGAATATCATTGATGCTCCGCCTACGGATGGATTATGGGATGCCGATAAAACCGATGAAGAGCAAATTGGTGCAACCTATCCTGAGCTCGAATGGGCTATGAGTGTCTACGATACTCATAAAATAGACGATTTTACCGGCCGCGAGCGCGAAGTATTTGCTATTTATGAACGTTATCATCGTGCCATGCAGCATAAAATCAACCCGATTCCGGTATGCAAGATTCCGGACGAATTACTTAAATAATAGAAAAAACCAGATTGCAAAATCTGGTTTTTTATTTAGTAATCTTCAAATTGCAACCATAATTACATTATCAAATCAGATTATTATTTTTTAATAATAATCAGCCAAAACCAGACGCACAACATCCGGTCTGTACACATGTAAAATATTAATTACGGCTGAATAAAGCACAAATATGCGGCACTACTGCATCAACGGCCAGCTCAGTAGCTTCAGTATCCCTGCGTGCCTGATACTCTACCTTACCCGCTTTCAGACCACGGTCACCAATCACAATCCGGTGCGGAATACCAATCAGCTCAGAATCATGCAGTAATACACCGGAACGTTCATCACGATCGTCCAGCAGCACATCTATTCCGGCCTGCTGCAATTGCGCATACAAATTATCTGCGGCAGCTTTTACATCAGCTGACTTTTTATAATTCATCGGCACAATCACCACCGTAAACGGTGCCATAGCTTCTGTCCAGATAATACCGCGTTCATCATTATTCTGTTCAATTGCCGCAGCAATCACACGCGTAATCCCGATACCATAACACCCCATTTCCAGCACAACATTTTTACCGTTCTGATCCAGAACAGTAGCCTGCATAGCTTCAGAATACTTAGTCCGTAACTGGAACACATGGCCAACCTCAATTCCGCGGGCCAGCTTCAGACTTCCGGTTCCACATGGACTAGGATCACCGGCGATTACTTCGCGTAAATCAGCAAATTCCGGTTCTGCTGCATCACGGCCAAAATTAAAGCCTGTGTAATGATGATCGTCTTCATTAGCACCAATTACCCAGTCTGCAGATTTTGCAGTAGCAAAATCGGCGTATACCTTACCCTTAAAGCCCACAGGACCAAGCGAACCACCATGTGCGCCATTGAAAGCTGCTTCAATAGCTGCCACAGAAGCCATAGTTAACGGTACTTTTACTCCTGCCAGCTTCTCAGCCTTGATTTCATTCAGATGATGATCTCCGCGAACCAGCAGCAATACTACCGTTCCCTCTTCTTCACCCTCAACAACCAGCGATTTCAGAGTTTGCTCAACCGGAATGTTTAAAAATGCCACTAAATCTTCAATACTGCGTACATTCGGCGTATGAACTTTGCTTAAAGCCTGCCCTGCACTCCGGCGTTCTCCTGATAATGGCAAAGTAGCAGCCAACTCAACATTAGCTGCATAGTCAGATGTATCACTATAGGCAATAACATCCTCACCACTTTCCGCCAGAACCTGAAACTCATGCGACCCCGTTCCGCCAATACTGCCGGTATCTGCTGCCACAGGACGATAATCCAGTCCCAGCCGGTCAAAAACGCGGCAATAGGCATCAAACATATCCCGATAAGTCTGTTGCAATGATTCAAATGAGGTATGGAATGAATAAGCATCTTTCATAACAAACTCACGGGCACGCATTACCCCGAACCGTGGCCGTACCTCATCCCTGAATTTAGTCTGAATATGATAAAAATTCAGTGGCAGCTGCTTGTAGCTGCGAATTTCACTGCGCACAATATCCGTAATTACTTCCTCACAAGTCGGCCCCATACAGAACTCACGTTCGTGACGATCAGTAATACGCAATAATTCCTTACCATAAAATGCCCAGCGGCCGCTTTCCTGCCACAATTCAGCAGGCTGAACTACCGGCATCAGCAATTCAATCGACCCGGCACGATTCATCTCTTCCCGCACAATATGTTCAACCTTGCGCAGTACCCGCAACCCCATCGGCATCCATGTATACAATCCGCTGGCCAGACGCCGGATCATTCCGGTACGCAGCATAAGCTTATGGCTGGCCAACTCCGCTTCGGCCGGAGCCTCTTTTAACGTTGAAATATAAAACTGACTGGCTTTCATATATATCTCCAAAAACAGCCGCCATTGTACCAGTCTCCGCGCAGTAAAAAAGCCAATATCTTATACCTGAATAAACAAAATCAGCTTTAAATAATTACCCTGAGTAAAAGCCCGCAGACGTGATATGATAAACCTTATTTATCTGAATCTGTGCACCATGAAATATCTGCTTGTATACAGCAGCCGTTTTGGCTATACCCTTAAAATTGCCCAGACACTTGAAGCGCAATGGACTACTGCCGGCATCACAGTTGATATGATTAATCTAGCAGATGATCCGTTTATTCAGCAGGGGGAATATGATAAAATCATCATTGGTGCCTCTATCCGCTACGGACACTACGCTTCTCAGCTGGCACCCTGGATAGAACGCCATCAGCAAATCCTCAACAACACCCCAAGTGCCTTTTTCAGCGTCAGCATACTGGCTAACAAACCTCATCGCAGTACACCGCAAACACACACCTACACACGTAAATTTTTTACCAAAAGCCCATGGCGCCCTCAGTTAATTGGAATTTTTGCCGGAGAGCTGCACTATGCCAAATATAACCTGCTCGACCGCTACATGATGCGTCTGGTTATGAAACTGAATAAAGGCGAAACCCGTCTGGATGCCCATATTGAATATACCGACTGGCAAAAGGTGCGGGATTTTGGCGAACAAATACTCAAATTATAAAATATTATAATAGCATTATTCACAAAAATTGATATCCGTTTCGATCAGCTTAACACCCATATTCTTATAGCATTTTTATAAATACTTATATTTGCTTTATCTAAATCTAATCTTTTAATTAAAAAACCTTAAATAATAGATTATAAAAACTCAGTATTATGAAATTTAAATTTAATATTGATTACTAATTCACTATTTTTAATAATAAATGAAAATATTTTTAATAAAATCATTTTTATATATAAAATTTAATTTTAAATTATTTTCATGTAAAAAATCTCAAATAAATATTTTTTAGAACTTAATATTTAATCGGTATTATTTAGACAATTGAATTATATTTATACGTTCTGACATTATATTGATTTTATATTCAGATATTTCTAATTTAATAAAAATATTTTACCTAAATATTTTAAAGTAAATTTTCTTATATTTATATATAGTAACAGTAGAAAATTTAAAAATAAAATTCATAAACATATAAACTAACCTATCTTTTTATGGTTATCAATACACAATTAAACATGAACCTGAAACAATATCAAAGTAAATAAAAATACAACAGTTTTAAACAGATACAGAAAAAATATAAACCAAAATATATAATTATAAACTAATAAACTTTAATATATAAATATTATAGTTTATTATCTACCACGACAAATTAGCAAATTTTTAACATTTATGTTTAAAAATATATTATTTAAATTGAAAAATATTTACTGACTATAAATAATTTTAATATTTATTTTCAAAAACTATAAGGAGCTAGAAATGATTAAAACTGTTAAAAAAATACAAACCGGGAGCGACTGGACAAAAGATCGCTATGTTTTCCAGCCAGGTCATGGACAGAGTATCATACAAGATAAAGGTAATGAATATGATATATCTCAATATAATGATCTTATTTTTTCGCAGGCTAAAGCAGCTAATGCTATTTTTACCCGCTCCGGTAATGATCTGGTAATCAAAGCATATGGTGCAACAGATGCTGTTATCCTGCCGGATTATTTTAATACTGATAATGCTGATAGCCGTGCTTTCAATTTTATCTTTGCCGATAAAGTTTTATATCGCAATGATATCGCAGCGATGACATTCACACTGGATGGCACTAATGGCGATGATGTCCTGCATGGGTGGGATAGTAACGATATTATTAATGGCGGAGCTGGTAATGATATTCTGTATGGCGGGAACGGCGACGATACTCTTAACGGTGGTACCGGTAACGACAAACTATATGGCGGCAATGGTAACGATATTCTTAATGGCGGCGATGGCGACGACTATATCGTTGGCGAACATGGTGATAATGTACTTATAGGCGGCAACGGTAACGATATTCTGCTTGGTAGTGATGATGGCTATGATATACTGATTGGCGGGACTGGTAATGATGTTCTGGCTGGTGGTGAAGGTAAAGACCTCTATATCTTTCAGACAGGCCACGGTAATGACATTATCTACGATAAAAGCTTGTCCTCTGATAGTAATAGTTATAATGATGTTAAGTTTGAAAAAGCCTTTGCTGCAGATGCCAGATTCAGCCGTTCTGGAAACGATTTAGTCATACAGGCTTATGGCAATAATGATTCAGTTACTCTTAGCGATTTCTTTATTACTCATAACTCATATACACGTTCATTTAATTTTATCTTTGAAGATAAAACATTAACTGCAGTCGATATTGCAAAAATGACATTTATCATAAATGGTACTGACGGTGATGATGAACTGCAGGGATGGGACAGCAACGATATTATTAATGGCGGACTGGGTAATGACAGGCTGTACGGCGGATATGGAAATGATATTCTTAACGGCGGCGATGGAAATGACTTTCTTAGCGGTGATAATGGTAATGACTATTTAGATGGCGGAGACGGTGACGATTATATCGATGGCGGCGATGGAAATGACATTCTTATCGGAGGTAATGGTAACGATACGCTGATTGGCAATGCCGGATATGACATTCTTAACGGTGGTGCAGGTAATGATATTCTGAATGGCGGTGATTGGGCAAAAGATCGTTATATTTTTCAGTCAGGACACGGTCAGGACATTATTAATGATAAAGGTTATGAAGACAGAAATCATGAAAAGTACAATGATGTTGTATTTGAAAATGCGTTCTTCAAAGATGCCATTTTTAGCCGTTCAGGAAATAATTTAATTATCAGAGCTTATGGTAATCAGGATTCGGTTACTCTCACAGACTTTTTTAAACCAGATAGTACAGACACACGCGCTTTTAACTTTATCTTTGCGGATATCACTCTTCCGGCGGAAGCAATTGCCCAGATGACATTAGTTCTGAATGGTACCGATGGTAATGATGTACTACATGGCTGGGATAGTAACGATATTATTAATGGCGGGCTGGGTGATGATATTCTGTATGGCGGCAACGGCGACGATATACTCAACGGCGAAGCCGGCAATGACAAGCTATACGGCGGCAATGGTAACGATATCCTGCTGGGAGGAGACGGCTACGATGTTATGATTGGTGGTACTGGTAATGATGTTATGGCTGGCGGTGAAGGAAAAGACCTTTATATCTTTCAGACAGGTCACGGTAATGACATTATCAATGATAAAAGCTTGTCTTCCGATCACAATAACTATAATGATGTTAAATTTGAAAAAGCTTTTGCTGCTGATGCCAGATTCAGCCGTTCAGGAAACAATTTAGTCATACAGGCTTATGGCAATAATGATTCAGTTACTCTTACTGATTTCTTCATCTCCGGTTATGCAAGTACACGAGCATTTAATTTTATCTTTGAAGATAAAACAATAACTGCAAATGATATTGCAAAAATGACATTTGTACTGGAGGGTACTGATAATGATGATGTACTTACCGGCTGGGATAGTAATGATATTATCAATGGTAAAAAAGGGAATGATATTCTTTATGGCGGTAAGGGCAATGATTACATTTATGGAGGACAGGGTAACGATACCCTTTATGGTGAAGAAGGTAATGATTCACTTTTTGGAGAAGAAGGTTACGATATACTGAATGGCGGTGCCGGCGATGATTATCTTTTCGGCGGTAACTTTGAAAGAGATTTATATGTTTTCAACGCTAATCATGGCAGAGATGTTGTTGAAGATATAGCAATAAACCGACAACAAGGCGATATTCTTGCCTTTAAAGACTATAACAGCAGAGAATTATGGTTTAGTCAAAACGGAAATGATTTAATTATCAGTCATATCGGTACTTCTGATCAGGTTATAGTAAAAAGCTGGTTTGTTTCTGAATATAACCGTCAATATAGTATAACCACTGCTGATGGTAAGGAAATTTATGCTTCACAAGTTGAACAGTTAGTAAATGCCATGTCGAGTTTTACTGCGAGTACTCATGATATTGCCACTACAGATAATCAAAAAATGCAATTTAATCAGCAGGCAATTATTTCTTCATATTGGGGGAATTAAATTATAAATAGTTATTTATTTATAATATCTGCTTCTCAAGGAATCCATTTTATGGATTCCTTTTTCATTATTAGTTGATATCTGATTTAATATTTTTCATGAAATATTAAAGTATTTATTTAAATAAATAAAATGTTATACAAAAACAGGCTTTGTAATCATACAAAGCCTGTTTTAAAAGTCTTAAGAATATCTCACAGTTATTTCACTGTTTCGAATTCATTTCTTTACACATGCATCCCTGTTAAACGGGCAGTATCCTGAGCAATCATCAGCTCTTCATTAGTCGGAATAACCAAAACTGCTGCTTTACTGTCTTTTGTGCTAATCACACCCGGTGTACCAAAGCAGGCTTCCATATTGGCATCATGATCCAGAATCATGCCAAATACATTCAGATAATTAACTACTTTTTCGCGCATTGTAGTTGAGTTTTCACCAATACCACCAGTAAATACCAATGCATCCAGACTGCCGCAGGCAACCATCATACCGCCCACATATTTAGCCAGACGATAGGCAAATACATCCAGAGCCAGCTCGGCACCTTTGTGTCCGTTAGCAGCAGCTTCTTCCAGCATACGGCAATCGTTGGAAAGATTGGATAAACCCAGCATACCGCTTTCTTTGTTCAGCATTTCGGTAATTTCATCAATGCTCATTTTGGCATTCGCAGCCAGGAAAGAGAAAATACTCGGATCGATATCGCCGCAACGGGTACCCATAACCAGACCTTCCAGCGGAGTCAGTCCCATGCTGGTATCCTGTGAACGACCGTTTTTAACAGCGGTAATAGAGGCGCCATTACCCAGATGAGCAATCACCATGCTCATTTCATTAATATCACGGCGCAAAAATGCTGCGGTTTCCTGAGCAACATAACGGTAGCTGGTACCATGCGCACCATAACGGCGTACACCGTAACGGGTATACAGTGTTGATGGAATAGCATAATGATAAGCATGCGGAGGCATAGTCTGATGGAATGCTGTATCAAATACTGCTACCTGCGGCAGCTCGGGAAACGCCTGCTGTGCTGCCTGAATGCCCAGAATATGAGCAGGATTATGCAATGGAGCCAGTACAATACAGGCCTCAATATCACGCATTACTTCAGGAGTAATCACTGTAGACTGAGTAAATCGTTCGCCGCCATGTACGACACGATGGCCGATGGCTTTAACACGGTCATATAAGCCCAGATCTTTTAACTGTTCCAGCAAAGCCATTACAGCTGCAACGTGATCATGATTGCCGGTTAAGGCGTGTTTATGTTTTTCACCATTGATTTTAAAGGTGATGAAAGCATCAGTATTACCTACTTTTTCAGCCAGACAGCTCATTAAAACTTCTTTTTCGGCTAAATCCATTACTGCGGCTTTTACTGAAGAACTGCCACAGTTAAGTACCAATACTAAATCCTGCTCACTCATGTTGTTGTCCTGTTATATCGTGATTATTAAATTCAAAATGAATAATTGATTTTATTCAGCGGGCAAACAGCGTGCGTGCACCTGTAAAACGCTGGCTAAAATAAGGCTGGTCCAGTCTGGCAGTGCGGATAACACCGTTGCTGGAAGGCGCATGAATAAATTCACCGTTGCCAATATACAGCCCCATATGTGAATAAGCCTGCCCCGAAGTGTTGAAAAACACCAAATCCCCAACCTGCAAATCTTTTGTGCGGATCGGGGCGGAAACAGCTGCTATATCACGTGCGGTACGAGGCAGATTTACCTGCAATGCCTGCTGGTAAACATATTGCACCATACCACTGCAATCAAATCCGCTACCCCGGCTACTGCCGCCATAACGGTAGGGTGTACCTATCAGACTCATGCTATGCAACAGCAATTCCTGACTCCCTGCCTGATGACTGACTTTAGTAATTCGAATAGGAGCCAGACGGGGTTGAGTACCAGACTGAACTATTTTTCGACTACTGCTTCTGCAGGCAGAAAGAAATAAAACAAGCGCACCTAAAACAGCACGCCGCTGTGCATTACATGTAACCATTAGTTATTTACCCTGTTGTGATTACCTGAATCATGCT includes these proteins:
- the ubiE gene encoding bifunctional demethylmenaquinone methyltransferase/2-methoxy-6-polyprenyl-1,4-benzoquinol methylase UbiE, producing the protein MSDHKTHFGYQTVDEDEKAGRVAGVFHSVAKNYDVMNDVMSGGLHRIWKHFTITTAPVRKGDKVLDIAGGSGDLSRGWARRVGRSGEVWLTDINSSMLTVGRDRLLNEGLALPVALCDAEKLPFPDNYFNLVSVSFGLRNMTHKEVALAEMYRVLQPGGTLLVLEFSHVFKPLKPVYDLYSFKMLPLMGKLIAKDADSYQYLAESIRMHPDQETLRKMMLDVGFDSVNYHNLTAGVVALHKGVKF
- a CDS encoding gamma-butyrobetaine hydroxylase-like domain-containing protein, which gives rise to MQDMVPAEIRLSQNRQRLRLVYGAKTYELEAEFLRVFSPSAEVRGHAAGQEVLQTGKRDVTITALSQVGNYALRIAFSDGHDTGLYDWDYLYDLAVSQAELWAGYEKQLLLAGASRDPD
- the nadE gene encoding NAD(+) synthase, encoding MQTAAIIEYIVNWLRDYATQAKCKGFVVGVSGGIDSAVVSTLAARTGLPTLVLELPIHQKVNQIARAQEHIRQLKSRYNNIEEHWVDLTRTFDSFTMAVDIGDNKDEQTQLALANARSRLRMIALYYYAQERGLLVVGTGNKVEDFGVGFFTKYGDGGVDLSPIADLLKSQVYTLAEELNIDQNIIDAPPTDGLWDADKTDEEQIGATYPELEWAMSVYDTHKIDDFTGREREVFAIYERYHRAMQHKINPIPVCKIPDELLK
- a CDS encoding proline--tRNA ligase encodes the protein MKASQFYISTLKEAPAEAELASHKLMLRTGMIRRLASGLYTWMPMGLRVLRKVEHIVREEMNRAGSIELLMPVVQPAELWQESGRWAFYGKELLRITDRHEREFCMGPTCEEVITDIVRSEIRSYKQLPLNFYHIQTKFRDEVRPRFGVMRAREFVMKDAYSFHTSFESLQQTYRDMFDAYCRVFDRLGLDYRPVAADTGSIGGTGSHEFQVLAESGEDVIAYSDTSDYAANVELAATLPLSGERRSAGQALSKVHTPNVRSIEDLVAFLNIPVEQTLKSLVVEGEEEGTVVLLLVRGDHHLNEIKAEKLAGVKVPLTMASVAAIEAAFNGAHGGSLGPVGFKGKVYADFATAKSADWVIGANEDDHHYTGFNFGRDAAEPEFADLREVIAGDPSPCGTGSLKLARGIEVGHVFQLRTKYSEAMQATVLDQNGKNVVLEMGCYGIGITRVIAAAIEQNNDERGIIWTEAMAPFTVVIVPMNYKKSADVKAAADNLYAQLQQAGIDVLLDDRDERSGVLLHDSELIGIPHRIVIGDRGLKAGKVEYQARRDTEATELAVDAVVPHICALFSRN
- the hemG gene encoding menaquinone-dependent protoporphyrinogen IX dehydrogenase; the encoded protein is MINLIYLNLCTMKYLLVYSSRFGYTLKIAQTLEAQWTTAGITVDMINLADDPFIQQGEYDKIIIGASIRYGHYASQLAPWIERHQQILNNTPSAFFSVSILANKPHRSTPQTHTYTRKFFTKSPWRPQLIGIFAGELHYAKYNLLDRYMMRLVMKLNKGETRLDAHIEYTDWQKVRDFGEQILKL
- a CDS encoding calcium-binding protein, whose product is MIKTVKKIQTGSDWTKDRYVFQPGHGQSIIQDKGNEYDISQYNDLIFSQAKAANAIFTRSGNDLVIKAYGATDAVILPDYFNTDNADSRAFNFIFADKVLYRNDIAAMTFTLDGTNGDDVLHGWDSNDIINGGAGNDILYGGNGDDTLNGGTGNDKLYGGNGNDILNGGDGDDYIVGEHGDNVLIGGNGNDILLGSDDGYDILIGGTGNDVLAGGEGKDLYIFQTGHGNDIIYDKSLSSDSNSYNDVKFEKAFAADARFSRSGNDLVIQAYGNNDSVTLSDFFITHNSYTRSFNFIFEDKTLTAVDIAKMTFIINGTDGDDELQGWDSNDIINGGLGNDRLYGGYGNDILNGGDGNDFLSGDNGNDYLDGGDGDDYIDGGDGNDILIGGNGNDTLIGNAGYDILNGGAGNDILNGGDWAKDRYIFQSGHGQDIINDKGYEDRNHEKYNDVVFENAFFKDAIFSRSGNNLIIRAYGNQDSVTLTDFFKPDSTDTRAFNFIFADITLPAEAIAQMTLVLNGTDGNDVLHGWDSNDIINGGLGDDILYGGNGDDILNGEAGNDKLYGGNGNDILLGGDGYDVMIGGTGNDVMAGGEGKDLYIFQTGHGNDIINDKSLSSDHNNYNDVKFEKAFAADARFSRSGNNLVIQAYGNNDSVTLTDFFISGYASTRAFNFIFEDKTITANDIAKMTFVLEGTDNDDVLTGWDSNDIINGKKGNDILYGGKGNDYIYGGQGNDTLYGEEGNDSLFGEEGYDILNGGAGDDYLFGGNFERDLYVFNANHGRDVVEDIAINRQQGDILAFKDYNSRELWFSQNGNDLIISHIGTSDQVIVKSWFVSEYNRQYSITTADGKEIYASQVEQLVNAMSSFTASTHDIATTDNQKMQFNQQAIISSYWGN
- a CDS encoding acetate kinase, whose amino-acid sequence is MSEQDLVLVLNCGSSSVKAAVMDLAEKEVLMSCLAEKVGNTDAFITFKINGEKHKHALTGNHDHVAAVMALLEQLKDLGLYDRVKAIGHRVVHGGERFTQSTVITPEVMRDIEACIVLAPLHNPAHILGIQAAQQAFPELPQVAVFDTAFHQTMPPHAYHYAIPSTLYTRYGVRRYGAHGTSYRYVAQETAAFLRRDINEMSMVIAHLGNGASITAVKNGRSQDTSMGLTPLEGLVMGTRCGDIDPSIFSFLAANAKMSIDEITEMLNKESGMLGLSNLSNDCRMLEEAAANGHKGAELALDVFAYRLAKYVGGMMVACGSLDALVFTGGIGENSTTMREKVVNYLNVFGMILDHDANMEACFGTPGVISTKDSKAAVLVIPTNEELMIAQDTARLTGMHV
- a CDS encoding C40 family peptidase — its product is MVTCNAQRRAVLGALVLFLSACRSSSRKIVQSGTQPRLAPIRITKVSHQAGSQELLLHSMSLIGTPYRYGGSSRGSGFDCSGMVQYVYQQALQVNLPRTARDIAAVSAPIRTKDLQVGDLVFFNTSGQAYSHMGLYIGNGEFIHAPSSNGVIRTARLDQPYFSQRFTGARTLFAR